DNA from Nocardioides seonyuensis:
AGGGAGATCCGGACGGCTGTACTGCAGTGGCGGGCTGGGCGACGGTCAGTCCGAGCGCCAGCGCCGCTGTTCCGGCCACCAGGCCGGGCAGTGACTTGTTCAAGTGGGTGTCCTTCTGGGTGGGGATTGGACGGCCCGACCTGACCATGCCGGGGGATCTGGACATGGTCACGATGAGTCAGGCCGGTGTAGTCCACCTCACACGCCGCGATCGCGCAAGGTTCTCGAAAGTGGCGAGTCGCGTCCGCATCGCGGGACGTCGTACGGCGGCGCGTCCGGGCGCGGGGAACATGGAGGGCGTCGCCGAGGTTGCACCGTCAACCCGCCCGCAGAGGAGATTTTCAGTGTCGTTCCCCCCGCTCGTCGAGCCCGCCTCCGAGCTCACCGTCGACGAGGTCCGTCGCTACAGCCGGCACCTCATCATCCCCGACGTCGGGATGTCGGGACAGAAGCGGATGAAGAACGCGAAGGTGCTGGTCATCGGCGCCGGCGGCCTCGGCTCGCCCGCCCTGCTCTACCTCGCCGCGGCCGGCGTCGGCACCCTCGGCATCGCCGAGTTCGACACGGTCGACGAGTCCAACCTGCAGCGCCAGGTGATCCACGGCGTCTCCGACATCGACAAGCCCAAGGGCCTCTCCGCCAAGGAGTCGATCGCGGAGATCAACCCCTACGTCGAGGTCGTCCTCCACGAGGAGCGCCTCGACAACGACAACGTGATGGACGTCTTCGAGGGCTACGACCTCATCGTCGACGGCACCGACAACTTCGCGACCCGCTACATGGTCAACGACGCCGCGTTCTTCCTCGGCATCCCCTACGTGTGGGGCTCGATCTACCGCTTCGACGGGCAGGCGAGCGTGTTCGCGCCGATGCTGGGCGAGGAACTGCCGTGCTACCGCTGCCTCTACCCCGAGCCGCCGCCCCCCGGCATGGTCCCGAGCTGCGCCGAGGGTGGTGTCCTCGGCGTGCTGTGCGCCAGCATCGGCTCGATCCAGGTCAACGAGGCCATCAAGCTCATCACCGGCATCGGTGAGCCGATCGCGGGCCGCCTGATGATCTACGACGCACTCGAGATGGAGTACCGCAAGCTCAAGGTCCGCAAGGACCCCCAGTGCGCCCTGTGCGGGGAGAACCCGACGGTCACCGGACTCATCGACTACGACGCCTTCTGCGGCGCGGTCTCCGAGGAGGCCACCGAGGCCGCCGTGGGCTCGACCATCTCGGTCGTCCAGCTGGAGACGATGCTCAAGGAGCGCGAGGCGGGGCAGCGCGACTTCACCCTCATCGACGTGCGGGAGCCGGGCGAGTTCGAGATCAACCGCATCCCCGGATCCGTCCTCGTCCCCAAGGGGGAGTTCCTCAACGGCAACGCGCTCGGCGACCTGCCGGACGACAAGCCGGTGGTGCTCCACTGCAAGTCGGGGGTCCGCTCGGCAGAGGTGCTCGCCATCCTCAAGGGCGCGGGCTACTCCGACGCGGTCCACGTCGGCGGCGGCGTCGTGGCGTGGGTCAACCAGATCGACCCCAGCCAGCCGTCGTACTGACCGGCGCGGCGTGAGCCGACTCACGCCGGCCACGTAACCGGGAGTCGCAACCGTCGTTGTGCCGTGCATGCGCACACACACGAAGTTCCTGACCATCGCCTCGGCCGCGGTGCTCGTGGCCGGTGGAGCCATGAGCGCGCCTGCCAGCGCCAAGCCCGTCAAGAAGCAGGCCACCACGTCCTGGGCGCCGGCGGCCACCGCGTCGATCCACCCCGGCGTCCAGATGTACACCGACGGCGCCCAGTGCACCGCCAACTTCGTCTACACCGACGGGGCGGGCGCGACGTACGTCGGCTACGCGGCGCACTGCGCGGGTCTTGGCGAGGCGACCGACACCAACGGGTGCGACGCGGGTTCGCTCCCGCTCGGCACACGGGTGGAGTTCGTCGAGGGCGGATCGCTGCTCTCCGAGGGCACCCGGGTCGGCTCGGGGACCTTGGCGTACTCGTCGTGGCTGACCATGCAGCAGCGCGGCGAGACCGACGAGGACGCCTGCGCCTACAACGACCTCGCGCTCGTGAAGGTCGACGCCGCGGACGTCTCCAAGGTCAATCCGTCGGTCCCCTTCTGGGGCGGTCCTGTCGCCCTCAACACCACGGGCACGGCGACGGGCGACACGGTCTACTCCTACGGCAACTCCAGCCTGCGGGCCGGGATCGAGACGCTCTCGCCGAAGCAGGGCACGAGCCTCGGCACCGAGGGCAACGGCTGGTCCCACCCGGTCTACACCGTGACCCCCGGCGTGCCCGGTGACTCCGGCAGCGCCTTCCTCGACGCCGAGGGCAACGCGCTCGGCACGCTGTCGACGCTGGCGATCGCACCGCTCGCGGGCTCGAACGGCGTCGGCGACCTGGCCCACGAGCTCGGATATGCCCAGCAGCACGGCGGCATCTCCGGGCTGCGGCTGGTGCCCGGCACCGAGCCGTTCAGCCCGATCCTCTAGCCCCCTCGGCTGGCGTCCTCGCCCACGCGACATCATGGGGCCGTGGGTGAGGACGTCTACGCCGAGCTGGCGCTGCGGTGCGCCGAGCAGGTGCCGGTGGGCCGCGTGACGACGTACGGCGCCATCGCGGACGCCGTGGGCGCGGTGCTGGGCCGTGGTGGGCCCCGCCAGGTTGGTTCGGTGATGTCGCGACACGGCAGCGGTGTTCCGTGGTGGCGGGTCATCCGGGCCAGCGGTCGCCCCGCGGACTGCCACGACGGCACCGCCCTGGAGCACCTCCACGGGGAGAACGTGCCGATGCGCGCTCCCGGTGTGGTCGACCTGGAGCGCGCGTTCTACCAGCCGGTACTGGACCGGGCCGACGCGCTGCTGGAGGACTGAGAAGATCGGGCATGCTCTTCGCAGCCCTGCAGCACGTGCTCCCGCCGGTCCTTCGCGCGGTGATGCGTCCCACCGTGGAGGGACTGCACCACGTGCCTCGGACGGGCCCGGTGATCGTCGCGAGCAACCACCTCTCCTTCGCCGACAGCGTCGTGCTGCCGATCGTGGTGCCGCGCAAGCTCGTGTTCCTGGCCAAGTCCGACTACTTCACCGGCTCGGGACCCAAGGGCGCCGCGGTCCGCGCCTGGTTCGAGGGCCTGGGCATGCTCCCGGTCGATCGCGACGACAGCAGGGCAGCGATCGCCAGCCTCGACACCGCGCTGGGTGTGCTGGCGCGGGGCGAGGCGTTCGGGATATACCCCGAGGGCACCCGTTCCCGTGACGGCAGGCTCTACCGCGGCCGCACCGGGGTGGCGCACCTGGCCCTGACCGCGGGCTGTCCCGTCGTGCCCGTCGGCCTCCTGGGGACGGCTGATCTCCAGCCGGTCGGCTCCCGGCTGCCCCGTCCGGCCCACGTCGTCGTGCGGTTCGGCGAGCCGATCACCGTGGCAGGGGAGTACGACGACGTCCCTGCCGGACGCGCCCGCCGTGACCTGACCGACCGCATCATGGCGGCGATCGGTGAGCTGTCGGGCCAGGAGAGCGCCGGCATCTACAACGATCGGGCGGTCTCGCCCTGAGTGTCGGTGGCCC
Protein-coding regions in this window:
- the moeZ gene encoding adenylyltransferase/sulfurtransferase MoeZ; amino-acid sequence: MSFPPLVEPASELTVDEVRRYSRHLIIPDVGMSGQKRMKNAKVLVIGAGGLGSPALLYLAAAGVGTLGIAEFDTVDESNLQRQVIHGVSDIDKPKGLSAKESIAEINPYVEVVLHEERLDNDNVMDVFEGYDLIVDGTDNFATRYMVNDAAFFLGIPYVWGSIYRFDGQASVFAPMLGEELPCYRCLYPEPPPPGMVPSCAEGGVLGVLCASIGSIQVNEAIKLITGIGEPIAGRLMIYDALEMEYRKLKVRKDPQCALCGENPTVTGLIDYDAFCGAVSEEATEAAVGSTISVVQLETMLKEREAGQRDFTLIDVREPGEFEINRIPGSVLVPKGEFLNGNALGDLPDDKPVVLHCKSGVRSAEVLAILKGAGYSDAVHVGGGVVAWVNQIDPSQPSY
- a CDS encoding MGMT family protein, yielding MGEDVYAELALRCAEQVPVGRVTTYGAIADAVGAVLGRGGPRQVGSVMSRHGSGVPWWRVIRASGRPADCHDGTALEHLHGENVPMRAPGVVDLERAFYQPVLDRADALLED
- a CDS encoding lysophospholipid acyltransferase family protein; the encoded protein is MLFAALQHVLPPVLRAVMRPTVEGLHHVPRTGPVIVASNHLSFADSVVLPIVVPRKLVFLAKSDYFTGSGPKGAAVRAWFEGLGMLPVDRDDSRAAIASLDTALGVLARGEAFGIYPEGTRSRDGRLYRGRTGVAHLALTAGCPVVPVGLLGTADLQPVGSRLPRPAHVVVRFGEPITVAGEYDDVPAGRARRDLTDRIMAAIGELSGQESAGIYNDRAVSP